From the Bdellovibrio reynosensis genome, one window contains:
- a CDS encoding hybrid sensor histidine kinase/response regulator: protein MSQRSRLFLFTATLVLGTLLLASAIGFQIGASTLEENSIERLRRARNIKAQEILKDVDYLNSTLITFTESPVIKNFLERYPSAQLEIKNWLSKHSRESDWRANVLNNYQALNYAELNKATAQMSNLSLFLQSQYIRAATVESIPINKVSLPKGAPALSYFRNVADIQGFLNGLTEKTKISDLILLDREGNVAFTVKKSLNLGAHLGAGLFANTRMAQAYRWSLAAQPGETKFFDFAPLVYFWPKPEAFLAAPIFSSNRFLGTLLFQISVSRIDGVLSNEEVWKTLGLQKSGEVVVYGPEGLMRNTSRLFIENSQSFFKKYPKLSDQTASAAAIRKAKTTALLMSHPRQKIDRYLSKGSAEEIDNDYLNNRVELSAKKIDLPGGTSWVVIAKINQSEYLNPVREKIYPVMALGIALLGISVVVAVQMSRRMFAPMLSLNEALEKFKNKDFSARLEVPKKGRFKNIISNYNTSLEDFKNTHQTMEFLRTVFQNVDVPVLIVTAAQSDVESSGEPLLQISEVNSSAAKVLEMPQNLLKNSDLKLWIDADFVSFISALKGEEVSSQPFEGEFKKLSGERLPFEIHWSMIGDKNSKYIVIAGRDVTWKKQLEHTIELNEQLLKQSQELSKTGSFRWNIMADKSFWTEETYNILGVNQNKQATYDLFRSLVYSDDLPLLDIAFKEAQKNRTHMSLDFRIRRKANGEVIWVRMLARTEYDEYGNPISTYGTIQNINDIRRVEQALVAAKNDALKSSQAKSEFLARMSHEIRTPMNAIMGMAELLKETKLDADQQYYVTIFCKAGEVLMALINDILDLSKIEAGEVSIENIPFDLKKLMFDVEEMMKPRALEKGLNYSFSIAPNLTPFLMGDPTKLRQVLINIVGNSLKFTESGYIRVAVEKSPSRKDSLLISVSDSGVGIPANKQQLIFQKFSQADSSITRRFGGTGLGLAISKSLVELMGGQIWFKSQESAGTTFFLTIPYREQVYHPVTNKPLHQEKPETETPPPKKIRTPGKKIRILVADDTEDNRTLFIHYLKNEPFEIVEAENGLMAVDKVKSEQFDIVFMDVQMPEMDGYAATEAIRNWEKANNKPPIPIVALTAHALSEDRQKSLRAGCDDHIAKPFKKDTLLKVINNFA, encoded by the coding sequence ATGTCACAACGGAGCCGCCTTTTTCTATTTACTGCCACATTGGTGCTAGGCACGCTCCTCCTAGCTTCAGCAATTGGATTCCAGATCGGTGCTTCGACCCTCGAAGAAAACTCCATTGAACGTCTGCGCCGCGCCAGAAATATTAAAGCTCAAGAGATTCTTAAAGACGTTGATTACCTAAATTCGACTTTAATCACCTTCACTGAATCCCCAGTCATCAAGAATTTTTTAGAAAGATATCCTTCTGCTCAGTTGGAAATTAAGAACTGGTTAAGCAAACACAGCCGTGAAAGTGACTGGCGCGCGAATGTTTTAAATAACTATCAAGCCTTGAATTATGCCGAGCTTAATAAAGCGACGGCGCAAATGTCGAACCTTTCGCTTTTCCTGCAGTCCCAATACATCCGTGCGGCAACGGTGGAAAGTATTCCGATCAATAAAGTTTCACTCCCTAAAGGCGCTCCGGCGCTTTCTTATTTTAGAAATGTGGCTGACATCCAAGGTTTTCTAAACGGCCTGACTGAAAAAACTAAAATTTCTGATCTGATTCTTTTAGACCGTGAAGGCAATGTCGCGTTCACCGTAAAGAAGTCTTTGAATCTGGGTGCTCATCTTGGGGCTGGCTTGTTTGCAAATACCAGAATGGCGCAGGCCTACCGTTGGTCGCTGGCTGCACAACCAGGTGAAACTAAGTTTTTTGATTTTGCTCCGCTGGTTTATTTCTGGCCAAAGCCTGAAGCATTTCTTGCGGCACCCATATTTTCTTCCAATCGATTTTTGGGAACACTTCTTTTTCAAATCTCTGTCAGCCGCATTGATGGAGTTCTTAGCAACGAAGAAGTTTGGAAAACTTTAGGCCTGCAAAAAAGCGGAGAGGTTGTTGTCTACGGCCCAGAAGGTTTGATGCGAAACACTTCGCGCCTGTTCATAGAAAACTCCCAAAGTTTCTTTAAAAAATATCCGAAGCTTTCTGACCAAACAGCGTCTGCGGCTGCAATTCGTAAAGCGAAAACAACAGCGCTGCTTATGAGTCATCCCCGTCAGAAAATCGACCGCTACCTAAGCAAAGGCAGCGCTGAAGAAATCGACAACGATTATTTGAATAACCGCGTAGAGCTTTCAGCCAAGAAAATTGATCTTCCCGGCGGCACCTCTTGGGTGGTTATTGCCAAGATCAACCAAAGTGAATATTTAAATCCCGTGCGCGAAAAAATCTATCCGGTCATGGCTCTGGGAATCGCCTTGCTGGGTATTTCAGTAGTGGTCGCGGTGCAAATGTCGCGCAGAATGTTTGCGCCGATGCTAAGCCTTAATGAAGCTTTAGAAAAATTTAAAAACAAAGACTTTAGTGCTCGCCTTGAAGTTCCTAAAAAAGGCAGATTCAAGAATATCATTTCCAACTACAACACGTCCCTTGAAGATTTTAAAAACACCCACCAAACAATGGAATTCCTGCGCACCGTGTTTCAAAATGTCGACGTGCCAGTATTGATTGTGACTGCGGCACAATCGGATGTTGAATCTTCAGGTGAGCCGTTATTGCAGATCTCTGAAGTGAATTCTTCGGCGGCAAAAGTTTTAGAAATGCCCCAGAACCTTTTGAAAAATTCAGATTTGAAATTATGGATCGATGCTGATTTTGTTTCTTTCATTTCAGCCTTAAAAGGCGAAGAAGTAAGTTCGCAACCCTTCGAAGGTGAATTCAAAAAACTTTCTGGGGAAAGACTTCCCTTTGAGATTCACTGGTCGATGATCGGCGATAAGAATTCTAAATACATTGTTATTGCCGGCCGCGATGTGACTTGGAAAAAGCAGTTAGAACATACTATTGAGCTTAATGAACAATTGCTTAAACAATCCCAGGAACTTTCTAAGACGGGTTCTTTCCGCTGGAATATTATGGCGGATAAATCCTTCTGGACCGAAGAGACTTATAACATTTTAGGTGTAAATCAAAACAAGCAGGCCACCTACGATTTATTCCGCAGCTTAGTTTATTCTGATGATCTTCCTTTACTAGATATTGCATTTAAGGAGGCCCAGAAAAATCGCACGCACATGAGTTTAGACTTCCGAATTCGCCGTAAAGCCAACGGTGAAGTGATCTGGGTGCGAATGCTGGCGCGTACTGAATATGATGAATACGGAAATCCGATTTCAACTTACGGTACCATTCAAAATATCAACGACATTCGCCGCGTGGAACAAGCCCTGGTAGCAGCGAAGAATGATGCATTGAAATCATCGCAAGCGAAGTCTGAATTCCTGGCTCGCATGAGTCACGAAATCAGAACGCCGATGAATGCCATCATGGGTATGGCGGAACTTTTAAAAGAAACAAAGCTAGACGCCGACCAACAGTATTACGTCACCATTTTCTGTAAAGCTGGTGAAGTACTGATGGCGCTTATCAATGACATTTTGGACCTATCAAAAATTGAGGCCGGCGAAGTATCTATTGAAAACATTCCATTCGATCTTAAGAAACTTATGTTCGATGTGGAAGAAATGATGAAACCTAGAGCGCTAGAAAAAGGACTCAATTATTCTTTCTCTATCGCGCCGAATTTAACTCCTTTCCTAATGGGTGACCCTACAAAACTGCGTCAGGTTTTAATTAATATCGTCGGAAACTCGTTAAAATTCACGGAAAGCGGCTATATTCGCGTGGCCGTGGAAAAAAGCCCATCACGCAAAGACAGTCTGCTTATCAGCGTGAGCGATTCGGGCGTGGGTATCCCGGCAAATAAACAGCAGTTGATCTTCCAGAAATTCAGTCAGGCCGACAGTTCCATTACACGTCGCTTTGGCGGAACAGGCTTGGGGTTGGCGATTTCTAAGAGCCTCGTGGAACTTATGGGTGGCCAGATCTGGTTTAAAAGCCAAGAGAGCGCCGGAACGACGTTCTTCCTGACTATTCCATACCGCGAACAAGTTTATCACCCTGTGACTAATAAGCCTCTGCATCAGGAAAAGCCAGAAACGGAAACTCCACCGCCTAAAAAAATCCGTACCCCAGGCAAAAAAATTCGCATCCTTGTGGCAGACGATACCGAGGACAACCGCACTCTTTTCATTCATTATTTAAAGAACGAGCCGTTTGAAATAGTTGAAGCAGAAAATGGACTTATGGCGGTTGATAAGGTAAAGTCAGAGCAGTTTGATATTGTCTTTATGGACGTACAAATGCCTGAAATGGACGGTTATGCGGCAACGGAAGCGATCCGCAATTGGGAAAAAGCAAATAACAAACCGCCGATTCCAATTGTTGCCCTTACTGCCCATGCACTTTCTGAAGATCGACAAAAATCTTTAAGAGCAGGCTGTGACGATCATATTGCGAAGCCTTTTAAAAAGGATACACTGTTAAAAGTGATCAATAATTTTGCCTAA
- a CDS encoding response regulator gives MAAPEEKSRLLIVEDDSDIRELLKHFLKEFVDEIVEAENGAAALEIVKNQEFDTILSDIEMPQMNGLKFLAYVRSLGQMTPFVVLTAHGDHSRALEALSLGAFDFITKDSKRKLVIESVCAALKFGREMKASKNDPVRSTHLRKIYADMSKSSEMRLRKIIEEMSS, from the coding sequence ATGGCAGCCCCAGAAGAGAAAAGCCGACTACTTATCGTAGAAGACGATTCTGATATCCGCGAGCTGTTAAAACATTTCCTAAAAGAGTTCGTAGACGAAATCGTTGAAGCCGAAAACGGAGCCGCCGCACTTGAGATCGTAAAGAATCAAGAATTTGATACCATCTTATCTGACATTGAAATGCCACAAATGAATGGACTTAAGTTTTTAGCTTACGTTCGCTCTTTGGGGCAGATGACTCCGTTTGTGGTGTTAACGGCCCATGGTGACCACTCTAGAGCATTAGAAGCTCTTTCTCTTGGCGCCTTTGACTTCATCACTAAAGACTCAAAAAGAAAGTTAGTTATTGAAAGCGTTTGTGCGGCTTTGAAATTTGGTCGCGAAATGAAAGCTTCCAAAAACGATCCTGTTCGATCCACTCACTTACGTAAAATCTATGCGGATATGTCTAAATCTTCCGAGATGAGATTACGTAAAATCATCGAGGAAATGTCCTCTTAG
- a CDS encoding OsmC family protein, with protein sequence MVKMTAVYQGEKHCELTHGPSNAQISTDAPKDNNGKGEAFSPTDLLGAATGSCMLTVMAIAAEKDGVNLKNAWVTVEKEMSTAPRKVAKLNVVLHMPQSIPQDYRKKLEDIALNCPVKLSLHPDLQMPVLFHYDI encoded by the coding sequence ATGGTTAAAATGACTGCAGTATATCAGGGTGAAAAGCACTGCGAACTCACCCATGGCCCTTCTAATGCGCAAATCTCAACAGATGCACCTAAAGATAATAATGGTAAGGGTGAAGCGTTTTCTCCGACAGATCTTTTAGGGGCTGCTACTGGCAGTTGTATGCTTACCGTGATGGCGATTGCTGCGGAAAAAGATGGCGTGAATCTTAAGAACGCTTGGGTGACTGTAGAAAAAGAAATGAGCACGGCTCCACGCAAAGTTGCAAAGCTTAACGTGGTTCTGCACATGCCCCAATCCATTCCTCAGGATTATCGCAAAAAATTAGAGGACATTGCTTTAAACTGCCCGGTGAAATTAAGTCTGCATCCAGACCTGCAAATGCCGGTTTTGTTCCACTACGACATCTAA
- the pbpC gene encoding penicillin-binding protein 1C: MKLRTKWVLSFIIPSLIFSAGVFVAQAPAVPEYDLIKTRHKGSELWLKDRNGHLLHQMRVDNQERSFTWMSLKQASPALINSVFESEDKNFIHHSGVDYKALVASLYQRVFKRSSRGGSTISMQLLKLLSKNRNYYSGITGKIRQVRDAYNLEQSWSKDEILEAYLNLIPLRGENRGIAATSWALYQKSPGSLTLTEATALAVLIRSPNADQTVWVRRACQQRPTNCEQFKNVIPELVRKSSAGSKYQSALHLAQRLNKTFQAGEVKTTIHGDLQTYIQELIQSHVSSLKKQNVNEAAAIVIENETGEVWAYVGGSGLSPEHKYVDGIQALRQAGSTLKPFLYATAFEKGLITPDSWIEDSAVDIVFERGVYKPQNHDRKYYGWVKAKVALASSLNVPAVKVFKLLNDESFWENLKALNFRSLQNPDYYGPALALGVADITLEDLAQAYRALARNGLYSDLKFTSSAEKNVSSRVFTESTTSQVTEILSHSENRVLGFGLDSSLSANGAAVKTGTSKDMRDNWCVGYNPRFTVAVWVGNFTGEPMWNVMGVTGAAPIWQKIMQHLDERFPSTEKNLSFQQKPSETNPQTYPRAKILYPQDGMILALDPGIPNENQKVPLVIESVGKEKLFWKINGKKISANSRQLWEPQKGRHVFELIKDNQTLESVTVLVK; encoded by the coding sequence GTGAAATTAAGAACAAAGTGGGTGCTTAGCTTTATAATTCCGTCGCTGATTTTTTCAGCGGGGGTTTTTGTTGCCCAGGCACCCGCAGTTCCTGAATATGACCTCATCAAAACTCGCCATAAAGGTTCAGAGTTATGGTTAAAGGATCGCAACGGTCATTTATTGCATCAGATGCGAGTTGATAACCAGGAGCGTTCATTCACGTGGATGTCTTTAAAGCAAGCATCCCCTGCGTTGATAAATTCAGTTTTTGAGTCAGAAGACAAAAATTTTATCCACCATAGCGGCGTTGATTACAAAGCTCTAGTGGCCAGTCTTTATCAAAGAGTGTTTAAACGCTCGTCCCGCGGTGGTAGTACGATTTCAATGCAGCTTCTAAAGCTGCTATCTAAAAACCGAAACTATTATTCAGGGATTACAGGCAAGATTCGTCAGGTTCGAGATGCTTATAACCTTGAACAGTCTTGGTCTAAAGACGAAATCCTGGAAGCCTATTTAAATCTAATTCCATTAAGAGGAGAAAATCGTGGGATCGCTGCGACTTCATGGGCTTTATATCAAAAATCTCCAGGCTCATTAACTTTGACGGAGGCTACTGCCCTTGCCGTGCTTATCAGATCGCCAAACGCTGATCAAACAGTATGGGTGCGCAGGGCATGTCAGCAACGCCCGACAAACTGTGAGCAATTTAAAAATGTTATTCCAGAATTGGTTCGAAAAAGTTCTGCAGGAAGCAAGTACCAATCTGCTCTGCACTTAGCACAAAGACTTAATAAGACCTTCCAAGCCGGAGAAGTCAAAACAACCATCCACGGTGATCTGCAAACCTACATTCAAGAATTAATTCAATCCCATGTCTCATCGCTTAAAAAACAAAACGTGAATGAAGCCGCAGCTATTGTTATTGAAAATGAAACCGGTGAAGTGTGGGCCTATGTCGGTGGCAGTGGTCTTTCCCCTGAACACAAATACGTCGATGGCATTCAAGCATTACGGCAAGCAGGTTCGACGCTAAAGCCTTTCCTGTACGCCACTGCTTTCGAAAAAGGTTTAATTACGCCGGACTCTTGGATTGAAGATTCAGCTGTCGATATCGTTTTTGAACGCGGAGTTTATAAACCGCAAAATCACGATCGCAAATATTATGGCTGGGTGAAGGCAAAAGTCGCTTTAGCCTCATCTCTGAATGTCCCGGCAGTGAAAGTCTTTAAACTTTTAAATGACGAAAGCTTTTGGGAAAATCTAAAGGCTTTAAACTTTCGGTCATTGCAGAATCCCGATTATTACGGCCCCGCTTTAGCGTTAGGCGTAGCGGATATCACTTTAGAAGATTTAGCCCAAGCCTATAGAGCCCTTGCCCGTAACGGTCTTTACAGCGATCTTAAATTTACAAGCTCTGCAGAAAAGAACGTTTCTTCTAGGGTCTTCACCGAAAGTACAACCAGTCAGGTAACAGAGATCCTAAGCCATTCAGAAAATCGCGTTCTAGGTTTTGGATTAGATTCAAGTCTGTCAGCTAACGGGGCCGCAGTAAAAACCGGAACTAGTAAAGACATGCGTGATAATTGGTGTGTTGGTTACAACCCACGCTTCACCGTGGCTGTATGGGTAGGTAACTTTACAGGTGAGCCTATGTGGAACGTCATGGGTGTTACCGGCGCGGCACCCATTTGGCAAAAGATCATGCAGCATCTGGATGAAAGGTTTCCTTCCACTGAAAAGAATCTTTCGTTTCAGCAGAAACCTTCAGAGACAAATCCACAGACTTATCCTCGCGCCAAAATCCTATATCCCCAAGATGGAATGATCTTAGCTTTAGATCCTGGAATACCAAATGAAAACCAAAAAGTCCCTTTAGTGATTGAATCCGTAGGAAAAGAAAAACTGTTCTGGAAAATCAACGGGAAGAAAATTTCAGCAAACTCAAGGCAGTTGTGGGAGCCCCAAAAGGGGCGACACGTATTTGAACTTATCAAAGACAATCAAACTTTAGAAAGCGTGACTGTCCTGGTGAAGTGA